The proteins below come from a single Sphingomicrobium sediminis genomic window:
- a CDS encoding carboxymuconolactone decarboxylase family protein: MSQPDNAPIALYRDHPDLFGTLGSLHDLMAEKGLPPTLAHLVELRVSQINGCAHCVDMHATAARHDGETSERLDRLVVWRHVDHFSESERAALAWAEALTLLHRDTDFSGLRSAMREHFDDEMIVLIGVDIAMINLWNRLQMSAHH; this comes from the coding sequence ATGTCCCAGCCCGATAATGCCCCCATCGCCCTGTATCGCGATCATCCAGATCTTTTTGGCACGCTCGGCTCGCTCCACGACCTGATGGCTGAGAAGGGGCTGCCACCGACGCTTGCCCATCTGGTCGAACTTCGCGTGTCGCAGATCAATGGCTGCGCGCATTGCGTCGACATGCACGCCACTGCAGCGCGGCATGATGGCGAGACCTCGGAGCGGCTCGATCGGCTGGTTGTGTGGCGCCATGTCGATCATTTCTCGGAAAGCGAACGAGCGGCGCTCGCTTGGGCAGAGGCTTTGACCTTACTGCATCGGGACACTGACTTTAGCGGGCTCCGGAGCGCAATGCGCGAACATTTTGACGACGAGATGATCGTCCTGATCGGCGTCGACATTGCGATGATCAATCTATGGAATCGTCTGCAGATGTCGGCGCATCATTAG
- a CDS encoding class I SAM-dependent methyltransferase codes for MLPSSAVHWDMVASGYAMSTMDFLEKYSISALDMTEVGAGDTLADIACGPGALALHAASRGASVTAVDFSVNMLSQLQQQVTERNIRNLHTFLENGENLSLASDSFDFAFSMFGLNFYQKRKRGFRELHRIVKPGGTACVGVFASPEQSPLIEHLFGIVEEIAPSPPSPANDIDSLEHPNILRREMVVAGFSDVHIQPVVHETEFKSAQDFVARMAKGSAPLLMLRGRMSDAEWNEALDRASTRLEEKAGPFPKHLGATALLAIGHK; via the coding sequence ATGCTACCCAGCAGCGCCGTCCATTGGGACATGGTGGCCAGTGGCTACGCGATGTCGACGATGGATTTCCTCGAGAAATATAGCATATCGGCTCTCGACATGACCGAAGTTGGTGCTGGAGACACCCTAGCCGACATCGCTTGTGGGCCAGGTGCTTTAGCACTTCACGCGGCGTCGCGCGGAGCCAGCGTCACTGCCGTCGATTTTTCCGTCAACATGCTGTCGCAGCTCCAGCAACAGGTCACCGAGCGCAATATTCGCAACCTCCACACCTTTCTCGAGAATGGCGAGAATCTCTCTCTAGCCTCTGATAGCTTCGACTTCGCATTCTCCATGTTCGGTCTGAATTTCTATCAGAAAAGAAAGCGCGGTTTTCGAGAGCTTCACCGTATTGTGAAGCCAGGCGGCACGGCTTGTGTCGGGGTCTTCGCTTCACCTGAACAGTCTCCTTTGATTGAGCATCTGTTCGGCATCGTGGAGGAAATTGCGCCATCGCCGCCAAGCCCCGCCAATGACATTGATTCGCTCGAACATCCGAACATCTTGCGCCGTGAAATGGTGGTCGCCGGATTCTCGGATGTTCACATCCAGCCGGTCGTACACGAGACCGAGTTTAAATCCGCGCAAGACTTTGTCGCTCGGATGGCCAAGGGCTCTGCGCCCTTGTTGATGCTGCGCGGGCGGATGTCGGATGCCGAATGGAATGAAGCGCTGGATCGCGCTTCGACGCGGCTCGAAGAAAAAGCAGGCCCCTTTCCCAAACATCTCGGCGCCACCGCATTGCTCGCCATCGGTCACAAGTAG
- a CDS encoding class I SAM-dependent methyltransferase: MPARSEIDMSEARAKAARFWDKVAPRYARQPVRDERAYARKLDYISQLLNRHDKLLEIGCGTGSTALILSPHVAAYLATDVSNEMIEIARSKQADSDPCNLTFSCAVAHEIVARDHFDVILASSLLHLIDDVPALLGAVRQQLKPGGLFISKTPCIGETNFLVRMLLPAMELLGIAPRINVFKKIALIEAIETAGFAVEHQLCFDKEMRSPLIVARKPLEKRKESENVPAR, translated from the coding sequence ATGCCTGCGCGCTCAGAGATCGATATGTCGGAAGCTCGCGCAAAGGCGGCGCGGTTTTGGGATAAGGTTGCGCCGCGGTACGCGCGCCAGCCGGTCCGGGATGAAAGAGCCTATGCCCGCAAACTCGACTATATCAGTCAGCTGCTAAACCGGCACGATAAGCTGCTCGAGATTGGGTGTGGGACAGGCTCAACAGCGCTAATCCTGTCGCCGCATGTCGCAGCCTATCTCGCCACCGACGTCTCTAACGAGATGATCGAGATTGCGCGCAGTAAGCAAGCCGATAGCGACCCATGCAATCTGACGTTCTCATGTGCAGTCGCTCATGAGATAGTCGCGCGAGATCATTTCGATGTCATCCTGGCGTCAAGCTTGCTCCATTTGATCGATGACGTGCCCGCCCTCCTTGGCGCTGTGCGGCAACAGCTTAAGCCCGGCGGCCTCTTTATCTCGAAGACGCCTTGTATCGGCGAGACGAACTTTCTCGTCCGCATGCTCCTGCCAGCGATGGAGCTCTTAGGGATCGCACCCCGGATCAACGTCTTCAAGAAGATCGCCCTTATCGAAGCGATCGAGACTGCAGGTTTCGCGGTGGAGCACCAGCTTTGCTTCGACAAAGAGATGAGGAGCCCGCTGATCGTGGCTCGCAAACCCCTTGAGAAAAGGAAAGAAAGTGAAAATGTCCCAGCCCGATAA
- a CDS encoding LysR family transcriptional regulator, which translates to MKSSLLAADWNHVRAFLATAEEGSFSAAARVLNSTQPTIGRQIAALEQDLGITLVERSGRGLMLTSAGEQLLDHVRAMGHAVTKISMIADGHAEEIVGTVTITATDLMAAAVLPEILRPLRETAPKLRILIDSANDTRDLMRREADIAIRHGRPDQPELIAKLIGQIGARLYASSNYLDRVGRPKTVADIAKLDFIGLPDPNRLLPSLEAMGIRMREENFVVSPQSATVVWEMVKAGYGMGMLPDTLCQKTPGIEQVFPGLPSLQVPAWLVTHRELRTSRKIRMVYDCLYDGLKRVLGSQPK; encoded by the coding sequence ATGAAGAGCTCGTTGCTTGCCGCCGATTGGAATCATGTCCGCGCCTTCCTTGCGACGGCCGAAGAGGGCTCATTTAGTGCGGCGGCGCGGGTGCTAAATTCGACCCAGCCAACCATCGGCCGTCAGATTGCCGCGCTTGAACAAGATCTCGGCATCACGTTGGTCGAGCGAAGCGGTCGCGGTCTAATGTTGACGAGCGCTGGCGAGCAGTTGCTCGACCATGTTCGAGCGATGGGACATGCCGTCACCAAGATATCGATGATCGCCGACGGGCATGCCGAGGAAATTGTGGGGACGGTGACGATCACCGCGACAGACCTAATGGCGGCCGCTGTCCTTCCGGAAATCCTTCGCCCCTTGCGTGAGACGGCGCCGAAACTTCGCATTCTAATCGACAGCGCTAACGATACACGAGACCTCATGCGGCGTGAGGCAGACATCGCTATTCGGCATGGCCGCCCCGACCAGCCTGAACTCATCGCTAAGCTGATCGGGCAAATCGGTGCGCGGCTTTATGCATCGAGCAACTATCTGGACCGGGTCGGGCGTCCGAAAACGGTCGCCGATATCGCCAAGCTGGATTTTATTGGTCTACCCGACCCCAACCGATTGCTCCCCTCTTTAGAAGCGATGGGCATCCGGATGCGCGAGGAGAATTTTGTCGTCTCTCCCCAGAGTGCGACGGTGGTCTGGGAGATGGTGAAGGCGGGATATGGAATGGGCATGCTGCCTGACACTCTGTGTCAAAAGACACCTGGCATAGAGCAGGTCTTTCCTGGCCTGCCGAGCCTGCAAGTCCCTGCATGGCTCGTCACCCACCGCGAACTGCGTACGAGCCGCAAGATCCGCATGGTTTATGACTGTCTCTACGACGGGCTCAAACGGGTGCTGGGGTCGCAGCCCAAATAG
- a CDS encoding GFA family protein codes for MKIEGKCACGEVQFELSEKPVMLGTCHCSRCRKAGASALAFVKGDTVSITAGREFVTTWKAVEPYKYDRFFCSRCGTSLGDLGGEHGTIPINAHCLDNDVPMEHAFHEFVSEKPSWLIIGDDAAQYPKHPPMPGNEP; via the coding sequence ATGAAGATCGAAGGTAAGTGCGCGTGCGGCGAGGTTCAATTCGAGCTGAGCGAAAAGCCTGTCATGCTTGGAACCTGCCATTGCTCCAGATGTCGCAAGGCAGGAGCCAGCGCTCTTGCATTCGTTAAAGGCGATACGGTCAGCATCACTGCTGGGCGCGAATTCGTGACCACTTGGAAGGCTGTCGAACCGTATAAGTACGATCGCTTTTTCTGCAGTCGCTGCGGCACATCGCTTGGCGATTTGGGTGGGGAACACGGCACCATCCCGATCAACGCGCATTGCCTTGATAATGACGTTCCCATGGAACATGCCTTCCACGAGTTTGTCAGTGAGAAGCCCAGCTGGCTGATCATTGGCGATGATGCGGCACAGTATCCGAAGCATCCCCCGATGCCAGGAAACGAGCCTTAG